Genomic segment of Candidatus Cloacimonadota bacterium:
AGGCGCAGGGTATCTGCATCTGGATTGAATATGGCTTTGCCCTGTAAAGCATCCAGAATCAGGGTTTCACCGCCTTTCACAGCTTGAAATAATCCAGGCAGTGAAGCCAGCGCGGTAAGCTTCAGGGAACGGCTGATTATGGAAGCGTGGGATGTGTAGCTGCCATGCTCGGCGCAATATGCTTTCACGCCTTTTTGGGCGAGATTGCTCACCAGCGATGGTTCCGCTTCTTCCAAAACAGCAATCTGATGGGGCTTCCAATCATCCGGAATATTCACTTTTGAGCCCGTAAGTTCATGCAAAAGGCGGTTTTGCACATCCTTGAAATCGGAGGCACGCTGGGCAAAATAGGGGTCTTCAAGTTGGGAAAAATGTTCACGCACCCCTTCGAAATTTTCTTTCACGGAAGCGGCGGCTGAAAGCAGATTGTCTGCGATGCTAACCCGGATTTGTCCCAACATTTCGGGATCTTCCAGAATGAGGAGGTGGGATTCCAGGATTTCGCGGTCGGAATCGGCACCTTTGAAGGCCTGCAACTGCTGTTCCATTTCAGCCTTAATCCTCGCCACGGCGGCATTTAAGCTATGAAGCTCAGCATCCAGTTCATCCTTGAGGATGTGGTGGCGTGAAATCACCCAATTTTGTGTTTTCAGCGGGCGCGCTTCACCGATGGCAAGACCGGGACGAATAACAATGCCGCTGAAGATTTGCATGGGCATCATTCTTCTCCAAAGCCACCACTGATGAGGGCTCCAATCTCTTCCAGCAGATATTCCTCATCGACTCCATCGGCGATGAGATTCAGGGTGGAACCGCATTCCGCAGCCAACATCATCACGCCCATGATGCTTTTTCCGTTCACGCGCATGTCGTCTTTTTCGATGTAAAACTCGCTGCGATATTTGGTTGCGGCTTTCACAATCAGCGCGGATGGCCGGGCGTGGAGGCCCATCGGATTTGTGACTTTAATCTTTATTTGGCGCATTCGAGCTGCCAGAGCCTGATTTGATGAGGGTTTGTTTGCGAATTTCGTCGTGCAGTTGAAGATTGAAATCTTCCGCCGCGTCGTAGCCGCCGCCTTTCAGAATCATGTTTTTGGCAGCCACTTCCACTATTACGGACACATTTTTACCAGGCGAGATGGGCAGATAGATGATGGGAACCTTGAAGCCGAGGTGATCGGCAAAATTGGTGACCAAACCCACGCGTTCATAGTCCAGATTGTCCTGCCAGGGCATCAGCTCAATCTGCAAATCGATGTTTTTTTGTTTGCGAACGCGTTCGATGCCGAACATGCGTTCCACATTGATGAAGCCCACGCCGCGGATTTCCATGAAATGGCCAAAATCGCGGGCGGGTTTTCCAACCAACTGTTCGTCCAAAACCTTGATGGCAACCATATCGTCCGCCACCAGGCTGTGTCCGCGCTGGATGAGATCGAGCGCGCATTCGCTTTTGCCAATGCCGCTTTTACCCGAAAGCAGGATGCCCAGACCGAAGACATCCACCAAGGTGGCATGAATCTTCTTTTCCGGGGCAAAAACATAATGTAAGTAGCGGAGTAGCTGGGCGATGAGCTGCGCTGTGGAAAAACGGCTGGAGATGATGGGGATATTGAGGTCGTTGCCCAGATATTCCAGTGTGGGTGGCAATGAAAGCCCCTTCGTAACAATGATGCAGGGAATGTCCAGCTTGAAAAGCGAGCGGGCTCGCTCCAACATCGTATTTTCATCCAAGCTTTGCAGATAGCGGACTTCCACCTCGCCAAAAACCTGGATACATTCGCTGGAAAAGAAATCCAAATAGCCGGAAAGAGCCAGGCCGGGGCGGTTGATATGGGCCGAAGCAAGCGTCTTGTCCAGGGTTTCCGGCTCGGTCACCAGGGACAGCGCGAAGTCTTTTTTCTTGGTGTCGAAAAATTCTCGGATGCTGATGGATTTCATGGACACTCCTTCAGCCCACCGAGGCTGCCGAAATCAAGTCCGGCAGCCCGGGGCATGAAATTCAGGGTTCTATCAGTTTATAATTCTGGCTGTCTCTTCTGACCAGCACATTAAGTCGGTCGGTTTCCACATTTTTAAAGATGAGGAACTCTTCCTTTTGGTTGTCTATTTTCTCCATGGCTTCCTCAACGGAGATGGTTTCTGCCACGGCACGCTTGGTTTTGACGGTTTTGTGGGCTTTGTTTTCCAGGTTCACAAAAAGGTCGGATTCGCGCGAGAAATCCCGGAATTGATCTTTGAGCGCGCGTTTTTGGTGGTCGGTCACACGGTCTTTCAGTTTTTTGACCTGCGCTTCCATCCTGTCCAGAGCGTTGTCGATGGAAAGATACATGTCCATTTCCTCCGCCTGGCTTTG
This window contains:
- a CDS encoding HPr family phosphocarrier protein, with product MRQIKIKVTNPMGLHARPSALIVKAATKYRSEFYIEKDDMRVNGKSIMGVMMLAAECGSTLNLIADGVDEEYLLEEIGALISGGFGEE
- the hprK gene encoding HPr(Ser) kinase/phosphatase, translating into MKSISIREFFDTKKKDFALSLVTEPETLDKTLASAHINRPGLALSGYLDFFSSECIQVFGEVEVRYLQSLDENTMLERARSLFKLDIPCIIVTKGLSLPPTLEYLGNDLNIPIISSRFSTAQLIAQLLRYLHYVFAPEKKIHATLVDVFGLGILLSGKSGIGKSECALDLIQRGHSLVADDMVAIKVLDEQLVGKPARDFGHFMEIRGVGFINVERMFGIERVRKQKNIDLQIELMPWQDNLDYERVGLVTNFADHLGFKVPIIYLPISPGKNVSVIVEVAAKNMILKGGGYDAAEDFNLQLHDEIRKQTLIKSGSGSSNAPNKD
- the raiA gene encoding ribosome-associated translation inhibitor RaiA, with protein sequence MQITITARNFELTKAIRDYVESSCLKIKRYFDHIIAVHVTLSLESSRNICEISLQASRFGLQSQAEEMDMYLSIDNALDRMEAQVKKLKDRVTDHQKRALKDQFRDFSRESDLFVNLENKAHKTVKTKRAVAETISVEEAMEKIDNQKEEFLIFKNVETDRLNVLVRRDSQNYKLIEP